Within Heptranchias perlo isolate sHepPer1 unplaced genomic scaffold, sHepPer1.hap1 HAP1_SCAFFOLD_210, whole genome shotgun sequence, the genomic segment gaactctctcccccaaaaagctgttgagactgggggtcaattgaaaatttcaaaactgagattgatcgatttttgttggacacgggtattaagggttacggaaccaaggcgggagatggagttaagatacagatcagcgatGATTGAATTGAAtcacagaacaggctcgaggggcagaatggccttcttctgttcctatgttccttgaacccctctctcctgccccctccactctcatcAGCAACAATTGCTCAGggttgtcctatttgaccctgagatgagcttcctaccccatatccgctctatcaccaagaccgtctactttcacctccgtaacatcgcccgtctccacccctgcctcagctcatctgctgctgaaaccctcatccaggattttgttagctccagacttgactattccaatgctctcctggccagcctcccatctttctctttccaaaactctgctgcccgtatcctaactcgcaccaagtcctgttcacccatcacccctgtggtcgctgacctacattggttcctggcccTCCCAttgcttccaatttaaaattctcatcttcgtgttcaaatccctccacactctctctgtaacctccactagCCCTATggacctccgagatctctgtgctcctccaactctgggctcatccccccacccccttcgccccaccattggcggccgtgccttcggccatCCAGGCTccatgctttggaattccctctctacctctcacctcctttaaatctcccctctttgaccaatcttttggtcacccctcctcaatatctccttctttgtcacGGTGTCAATTTCCATCTGATTCCCTCTCTGTGAAAcaacttgggacgtttcactcggttacaggcgctatataaattgattgggggggggtggtgggggcagaccttccctctttccccttctcACATTGCCTCctgtctgaaggtgctgacctggACTACCGGTCTGTGGGCACTGATTGACCACTAGTGCTCTGCTCAAGTGACCATGTGTAGGTCCAGGCCACGAGTGTTGAGACTGGAGACTGTCACAGCCGACCCAGATCCTGCCCTCCCCCCAACATCCCAGACGGTGATGAGGAGCAGGATCCCTGgctgacctcccccctccctagccAGAGGTGCTGAGGGTAATTGAAGTATCACTGCTACTGCCCCAGGAATGGAGCCTCCCCCATTGTGCTGGTGGATCCAGCTGAAGCCTTTCTAACCACCGAACATCTGATTGCCTTCTGGGcaggagtgagagtcagtgggtAACTTGTTCCAGTCGCTGCACTCAGACGATTCCGAGTTTATACAGGGACATTAGGCTTCAGGAGCCTCTTTGCGTTTCGATGGCTTCTTGTGGTGATCTTTGGCAATCTGGTCAAATTGTCCTTCTTGAAACTATTGGACCGATGGTGGGAGAGGTTAGCGACATTCCTGGGACAGAAACAGCTGAGACAATTCCCCAGCGCGAGCACTGGAGGGTAAGCAACATGGAGAACGCTTAGCGCAACTGAAGCAGGCGGGCCGGCTCGGAGCCTGTGTGGAGGCGCTGGTGTATCGCGAGAGAGGAGGAGTAGGTGAAACAGTCCTGACACACCTCACACTGGAAGGGTTTGTCTCCTGTGTGGGTCCGCTGGTGATCCAGCAGGTCGGACAACTGTGTGAAGGCTTTGTTACAGAACTCACACCGGAAGGGTTTCTCGTCCGTGTGGGTCCGCTGGTGGACCAGGAGGTACGCTGATTGTGTGAAGGCTTTGTCACACACCTCGCACCTGAAGGGTTTCTCCCCAGTATGGATGCGCTGGTGTTTCAGGAGATACGACGACTGTGTGAAAGCTTTGTCGCACACTTCACACCTGAAGGGTTTCTCGCCAGTGTGAATCCGCTGGTGTTCCAGGAGGTTCGAAGACTTCAGGAAAGCTTTGTCGCACACCTCGCACCTGAAGGGTTTCTCCCCTGTGTGAATCCTCTGGTGGACCAGAAGGTATGAAGATTGTGTGAAAGCTTTGTCGCACACCTCGCACTTGAACGGCTTCTCACCGGTGTGAATGCGCTGGTGCACTCGCAGGTACGATGACTGTGAGAAAGATTTGTCGCACACCTCGCACTTGAACGGTTTCTCGCCAGTGTGGATGCGCCGGTGGTTCACCAGGCCCGATAACTGTGCAAAGCCCTTGTCGCAAACCTCACACTTGAACGGCTTCTCACCAGTGTGAATGCGGCGGTGATTCACGAGCGTCGATGACTGTGCGAAGGCCCTGTCACACACCTCACACTTGAACGGTTTCTCTCCCATGTGGCCGGCTCTTGTGTTACAGGAGGTCCAATAACTGCACCCTCTGTATTCGGAGATCTTAGAACCctgtgaagtgaagtgaagtgatTGGTGAGTAATTGACTCGTTTAACTTTCAAAACAACTGTAACTTAGTAACTGTACGGTTTTAGTGGTAGTAGAAGGTTTACTCGCAGTTGTAAAGCTTATTGGGAGTAGTAGGGTTTATAACttataaatttaattaagaaaaataataaattaattaacatATAAAGATGGTAGGGCAGGTGATGTGTAGcgactgcagaatgtgggagctCCTGGACCCCAGTGTGATCCGGGGCAAACACGTCTGCAGTAAGCGTCTGCGgcttgaggaacttcggctcacaGTCATTGATCTGGAGGCTGAGCTGCAAACACTgcaacacatcagggagggggggaaataccTGGACATTCGGTTCCAGGAGGCGGTCACGTCCCTTAGGATAAGGTTGTCtaaattggtcagtggtcagggacaggagggtgtgactgcgagcgagGCAGGTAATGGGATCGAGGAGGTAGAaaaggaggagcctcagcctttgcaattgtccaacgggtttgaggtgcttgcagcctgtatgggtgaaagcgggggctgcagggtggatgagcaaactgaccatggcaccatggtacaggaagccattcaagtgggggagttagtaggaatgtagtgggagtaggggacagtatagtcagggggatagacacagttctctaTAGCCAAGAACCAGAGTCCaggaggctgtgttgcctgcccggtgccagggttcgggacatctgtgggagggggaggatccagttgttggggtccacgtaggtaccaacgaaatAGGTCGgacgagggaagaggttctgctgagggagtacgagcagctaggggctaaattaaaaagcagaacctcaaaggtaataatctctggattattacctgagccacgagcaattggcacagggtaaataagattagagagttaaattcgtggctcaaagattggtgtgggagaaatgggtttcgattcatggggcactggcaccagtactggggaaagtgggagctgtaccgttgggatgggcttcatctgaaccgtgctgggaccagtgttctgccgaatcgtataactagggcggtagagagggctttaagCTAAATATTGGGgccgagggatcaagtaagggaagatgtgataaattaaggaaagaagacaaggcaagagagcaaagtAACAAcatgggaaatgataatcagagagtggcaggatgggacagagcatgcaaacttaagaatgTGCCAGcggataaggctagaggttgcaaaaatagtaaaaagacagcactaaaggctttgtatctgaatgcacgtagcattcataacaaaatggatgaattgacagctcaaatagaaataaatatgtacgacctgatggccattacagagacatggctgcaagatgacaaaggctggaacctgaatattcaagggtactggtcatttcggaaggacaggaagctaggaaaagatggaggggtagctctgttaatgaaGGATGAtctgagtataatagagagaaatgaacttaattctaaagaccaagatgtagaatcagtttgggtagagataagaaacagtaaaggcaagaagtcacttgtggaagtaatttataggccccctaatagtgaccacactgtaggacaggatatacaggaagaaataatgggggcttgtgagaaaggaacagcgataatcatgggtgatttcaatctccatatagattggaagaatctgattggtaaaggtagcctggaagatgagttcatagagtgctttcagaACAGTTTCTTaaagcagcacgttctagagtcaaccagagagcaggctattctagatctaatcctgattaattaatgacctcattgtgaaGGAGCCTCtaagtagcagtgatcacaatatgattgaatttcacattcagtttgagggagagaagagtaagtctaagactagtgttttaaacttaaaataagggtaattatgagggcatgaagacagagctggctaaagtgaagtgggaacttaggttaagggataggtcagtagagatgcagtggcagacatttaatgagatatttcataacactcagcaaagatacattccagtgagaaagaaagactctaggggaaggacataccatccgtggctaactaaggaagttaaagatagtatcaattccacgaagattattggcaggtcagaagattggtcagaatataaaaaagaGCATAGAATGACGAGAAGaataataatgagggagaaattagagtgcgagagaaagctagctcgaaatataaaaagatagtcagagtttctacaggtatttaaaaaggaaaagagtcagtaaagtgagtgttggtcctctagagagagagagtctggggaattaataatggagaataaggaaatggcggatgaattgaacagatattttgcatctgtcttcactgtagaggataaaaataacatgccagaaataattgtgaatcaagaggtgaaagggagggaggaacttaaaacatttacaatcatcaGGGAAAGCGTTCTGAAAAATTATTAgaattaaaagctgacaagtccccaggtcctgacagactccATCCTCGGGTGttcaaagaagtggctgcagagattgtagatgcaatggtattaattttccaaaattccctagattctggaagggtcccatcagattggaaaatagcgaatgtaactcctctattcaagaaaggagggagacagaaagcaggaaactacaggccagttagcttaacatctgtcatagggaaaattattaaggaggttatagcagggcacttagaaaatctcaatgcaatcaggcagcgtcaacacggctttgtgaaagggaaatcgtgtttgactaatttattagagttctttgaggaagtaacaagcaacgtggataaaggggatcctgtggatgtggtgtacttggatttccagaaggcttttgacaaggtaccacatcaaaggttactacacaaaataagagctcatggtgtaggggggtaacatattagcatggataaaggattggttagctaacaggaaacagagaataaatgggtcattttccggttggtaagatgtaacgagtggagtgccacagggatcagtgctgggcctcaactatttacaatctatatcaatgacttggatgaagggactgaatgtatggttactaaatttgctaatgacacaaaggtaggtaggaaagtaagttgtgaagaggacataaggagtctgcaaagggatatagataggttaagtgagtgggcaaaaatttggcagatggagtataatgtgggaaaatatgaacttgtccactttggcaggaggaatagaaaagcagtatattatttaaatggagagagattggagaactctgaggtacagacgatctgggtgtccgagtacatgaatcacaaaaagttagtatgcaggtacagcaagagattaggaaggcaaatggaatgttgtcatttattgcaaggggaatggaatgtaaaagtagagatgttttgctccagttgtacagggcattggtgagaccacatctagaatactgtgtgcagttttggtctccttatttaagaaaggatataattgctttggaggcggttcagagaaggttcactcgactgattcctgggatgagggggttatcttatgaggaaaggttggacaagttgggcctgtatacactggagtttagaagaatgagaggtgatcttattgaaacatataagatcctgaggggacttgaaggggtagatgctgagaggatgtttctccttgtgggagagactagaactaggggccacggtttaaaaataaggcgtctcccatttaagacggagatgaggagaattttttttctctgagggtcgtgagtctgtggaactcccttccccagagagcgggggaggcagggccattgaatatttttaaggctgtgttagatagattcctgattaacaagggagtcaaaggttatggtaggtagaccggaaagtagggttgaggtcacaatcagatcagccatgatcttatcaaatggcagagcaggcttgaggggccgaatggcctggtcctggtcttaattcgtatgttcctcACGCCCCTCACCCTGAATGACCTCTCACCTCACTGGATGGTCCAGTGTTTCAGGAGCGTCGATATCTGTGTGAAAACCACTGCTTGTGGAACCAGAGAGACTTCTTCCCAACTTCACCCGTTACAGGTCCCTCCACCCCCCGGACTGACCGATCTCCCACGGCCGAGCCTTGATCCTGATAGAAGGATCCACACCACTGGCCAGTTTCAGTTCTGGTGATACGTCAAAGCCCGATTTCCAGGAGATGGTTTTACTGGTCAACCCTCTCCGTGTTGAGCAATGGTGTCAAAGGGACTGGATGTCTTCCCACAGAGGACACTGTGGAATTGTCTCTTGGTGATAGTCTGCGATGTCTATCCTCTCTGTATTCTCTGGTGCGATATGGTCCAATCCTTCTGTAAAACAGTAAAAGAAATCATGATTTCCTCcaattccctctcctcctttgctgaaggtgctgactccctcACTGCGAGACTGTTCCACAGTGGGTGTTGGTCTGCTATGACACTGTGGGGCGCATCAGATCCAAGCCCAATGCTGTCCTCACTGACTGCCACACACCCTCTCCATCCAGCAGGGGCCCACTGGATAGTCACCAGGAGCAGACACTGTGACTACTTCCATTTCTCCAATCCCCCGCTTCCCAGGAACCCCGAGATCAATGGGAGAGAAACCGGGTGGAGTGTACAACGGGCTGTCGATTTGCTACCAGCTCCTTTCGTGCTACCGACGAAGGCCAATTTACCCCCGTGGCCTCTATTTAATATAAAAAACACTCAGCAGAAATGTTAATTCAATGGAGCTTTTGTAATTTGTCCCCTTGTTttccaaaattatttgaagaaaacccACTGAGCAGAAAGCGCGAGAAGCTGAAGAGAATATTGCCTCGGGACAGCTGACTGAATGGCACTGATTtcatcgaatcttacagcacagctggaggccattcagcccatcgtgcctgtgctggctctctgatttaTCCTGGGAAACACCCCACTTGCTCAGCCTGCACATCCTAAGTTCAGCTCACAGTCACCACACTGGGCAAAACCATTAaatccaagcccaggcttttgggagaggctgaggccttcaagtagaaactttaatgaaggcattaaaagacattTCGATAGATTAGTTTACAGGCATGGCAGCCTAGTTGCTGTAGAACTGGATTAACAACccagaggtcgtgagttcaaatctaaccacggcaagttgtgaaaccgaatttaataaatctggtaattttacatagaattacacatgatgtacagaaacaggccattcggcccaactggtctatgtcggtgtttatgctccacacgagcctcctcccgccctatcaccatatccttctattcctttctccctcatgtgtttatcgagcttccccttaaatccatctacactattcccctcaactactccttgtgggagtgagttccacattctcaccactctcggggtagagaagtttctcctgaattccctattggatttattagtgactatcttatatttatggcccctcgttctggtctcccccacaagtggaaatatcttctctacgtctcccctgtaaaaccctttcataatcttaaagacctctatcaggtcacccctcagccttctcttttctagagaaaagagccccagtctgttcaatctttccagattggtataacctctcagttctggtatcatcctagtaaatccttttttgcaccttcttcagcgtctctgtatccttttcatagtgcagagaccagaactagtgcacagttctccaagtgtggtctaaccatagaTGGAACCAAAAAAACTCCTTGGAAGTTTTCaggttgtcgtaaaaacccaaataACGtcctttcagggaagggaacctgcctcctccacccagtctgacctacacgtgactcctgtcccactctacatggttgacttttaactgccctctgaagtgacctagcaaacaATCGCTACAAAGTTCAATATTAAGAGGAAAATCACACAGGCCCGGACATCCCAGGCATCGTGTCAGAATAAGATTGAGGCAATCTTAGCCCAGTGACCTCTAAGTTGCGAGGGCTAGCACCCATGTGGGGAGGGCTGGCCCACAGAGACTGGGAGGGTAGCAGTCGTACTCACTgaatcatatctatcagccaacatcccagactcctccatcaccatccctgggtacgtcccGTCCCACCGACAGGTGGGGGGACTCCTCGACATTGAATTGGAccccatggcttcaggtcaaacaagttGAAGGGATCCTCCtgatctccacctctccactgcacccccctcccccagccagtCCCCAACTGATGTATCAGCACTCCTCCGTGTTGGTCATCACTTGGGAAGTAGACTCAGGATAGATCCCAAAACTGGTCATCCACGAGGTGCAGTGGGCCATCAGGAGCAGTAGGATAGTATTCCAGTATAACCTCACAGCCCGGCACATCCCTCACTCCTGGATTACCATCAAACCAGGAGCAGCACCCGGTGTACCTTAGAACTCAGGTATGAACCGAGTGAAGGCACTACACAGGGCTACCTGCAGGCTAAACACCAAGAGCACAAGATTATAGAAACAGCGACACGGCCCCATAGCCAACAGATCAGAGCTGAGCTCTGTAGTCCTACCACATCTAGTGGAGAATGGTGGACAATCAGGCAGATATCAGGAGAAGGAGGCGCCATGaacatctctctcctccaccatgATGACCAGCGTGAGTGCAAGGTACAATGCTGAAGTGCCTTCAGTCAGAAGGACGGAGTGGATGGTCatactcagcctcctcccgaggtCCCCATCATAGATATCAGGGTCCAGACAATTTGGGTCATAACACACGGCCTTAAGAAGCGACTAAGTGCACTCGACACAGTAAAAACTATGACACTgttaacatcccggctgtagtgctgaagacttgtgctccagaactagccgcgcctctagccaagctgttccaggacagcgacaacactggcatctacccgacaatgtggaaaattgcccaggtatgtcctgtccacaaaaagcaggacaaacccaatccggccaattaccgccccatcagtctactctcaatcatcagcaaagtatcatagtatgttacagcacaggaggctgtgCCAACtgtttgaacgagctatccaattagtcccactcctttgCTCTTTTCACATggccctgtaagttttttcccttcaatgattgatccaattccctttcgaaagttactattgaatctgtttccagatcataacaactcagggtttgtacagattgtgtacaataatatccagagagtgagggaacagggtttgtacagattgtgtacaataatatccagagagtgaagggaacagggtttgtacagattgtgtacaataatatccagagagtgaagggaatagggtttgtacagattgtgtacaataatatccagagagtgaagggacagggtttgtacagattgtgtacaataatatccagagagtgaagggacagggtttgtacagattgtgcacAATAatatcctctggctcttttgtcgatcaccttgaatctgtgtcctctggttactgacccttctgccactggaaacagtttctccttattcactccatcaaaacccttcatgattttgacccctctattaaatctccccttaaccttctctgctcgaaggggaacaatcccagcttctccagtctatccacataactgaagtccctcatccctggtatcattccagtaaatctcctctgcaccctctctaaggccttgacatccttcctaaagtgtgttttcttttattcgttcgtgggatgtgggcgtcaccggaagggccagcatttattgcccatccctaacgcctggtgctgctcctggcatgctcttctacacacctcattgaacctgggttcatcccctggcttgttggtactggtagagtgaggaatatgctgggccatgaggttacagattgtgctggaatacaattctgctgctgctgatggcccacagcgcctcatggatgcccagttttgagctgcgagacatgtttggatggtgtcctcagtgtgaagacgggactttgtctccataaggactgtgcggtggtcactcctaccaatactgtcatggacagatacatctgagacaggtagattggtgaggacgaggtgaaggaggtttttccctcgtgttggttcactcaccacctgccccgAATTGGACAAAattctccagctgaagcctaaccagtgatttataaagtgcTGGAAGGTGTTGCCAacagctatcaagtggcacttactcaccaataacatgctcactgatgctcagtttgggttccgccaggaccactcggctccagacctcattacagccttgggccAAACACTGGCACaattgctgaattccagaggtgaggtgagagtgactgcccttgacatcaaggcagcatttgaccgagtgtggcaccaaggagcccgagtacaattgaagtcaatgggaatcagggggaaaactctccagtagctggagtcataccgagcacaaaggaagatggtagtggttgttggaggccaatcatctcagccccaggacattgctgcaggagttcctcagggcagtgtcctaggcccaaccatcttcagctgcttcatcaataatcttccctccatcataaggtcagaaatggggacgttcactgatgatttcacagtgttcagttccattcacaacccctcagataatgaagcagtccgagcccgcatgcagtaagacctggacaatatccaggcttgggctgataagcgacAGATaaacactctctggatattattgtacacaatctgtacaaaccctgttccctcactctctggatattattgtacacaatctgtacaaaccctgttcccttcactctctggatattattgtccacaatctgtacaaaccctgttccttcactctctggatattattgtacacaatctgtacaaaccctgtcccttcactctctggatattattgtacacaatctgaacaaaccctgttccttcactctctggatattattgtacacaatctgtacaaaccctgttccttcactctctggatattattgtacacaatctgtacaaaccctgttccctcactctctggatattattgtacacaatctgtacaaaccctgttccctcactctctggatattattgtacacaatctgtacaaaccctgtcccttcactctctggatattattgtacacaatctgtacaaaccctgtcccttcactctctggatattattgtacacaatctgtacaaacgcgattcccttcactctctggatattattgtccacaatctgtacaaaccctgttccttcactctctggatattattgtacacaatctgtacaaaccctgttccttcactctctggatattattgtccacaatctgtacaaaccctgtcccttcactctctggatattattgtacacaatctgtacaaaccctgtcccttcactctctggatattattgtacacaatctgtacaaaccctgtcccttcactctctggatattattgtacacaatctgtacaaaccctgttccttcactctctggatattattgtacacaatctgtacaaaccctgttccttcactctctggatattattgtacacaatctgtacaaaccctgttccctcactctctggatattattgtacacaatctgtacaaaccctgttccctcactctctggatattattgtacacaatctgtacaaaccctgttccctcactctctggatattattgtacacaatctgtacaaaccctgtcccttcattctctggatattattgtac encodes:
- the LOC137310070 gene encoding zinc finger protein 570-like; protein product: MGEKPFKCEVCDRAFAQSSTLVNHRRIHTGEKPFKCEVCDKGFAQLSGLVNHRRIHTGEKPFKCEVCDKSFSQSSYLRVHQRIHTGEKPFKCEVCDKAFTQSSYLLVHQRIHTGEKPFRCEVCDKAFLKSSNLLEHQRIHTGEKPFRCEVCDKAFTQSSYLLKHQRIHTGEKPFRCEVCDKAFTQSAYLLVHQRTHTDEKPFRCEFCNKAFTQLSDLLDHQRTHTGDKPFQCEVCQDCFTYSSSLAIHQRLHTGSEPARLLQLR